TCCCGGCCCAGCCCAGCCCCGCCGAGCGCGGGGACAAGCGGCCCAGCGAGCCAATGGGCAGGAGGGAGCCCGGCCTCATGATGAAGCCTGccgccacccccgccccacccaaCGGACACTACAAACAGCAGGCCTTCAGCCCAGAGCCACAGACTCAGCTGGGCGGCCAGGGCAGGCCAGGCCCCCAAGGACCAGCCATGCCCCACTCCCAGCAGGGGCAGGAGAACGGGGCCATGGGCCAGTTTGGCATGGCCGGCCCGGCGCACACACACTACGGCTTACCCATCGGACGACCGCTGCCTCCCCCAAACCACCAGCCCTTCCCCACCCAGGCACCCCCACAGACTATGAACCCCCACCACAGCCCAGCCCGCTACCCACCTtaccaccagcagggggcggcgTACCCGTACCACATGCCCTCTCAGAATCCCCAAGGCCACGGCAACATGTTTAACCAGTTCCAGCAGCCCCACTACTACCCGCAGCCCCGGGGTGGTGGTGGCAGGGGTGGGTTCCCCGCGGAGGAGTGGCAGAGACCTCCGTACCAGCCGCGCCTCCCTTCCAGCGCCTACTTGCCGGCGGGCGGCGCCGGGGTGAACGGCCGGCCCAAGGACAGCAGCATGTCCCCTCAGGGGTCGGAGGGCTCCGGCGGTAGCCTGCTGTCCCCCAGCCCGCTGCCGCCTGAGGGCCCGCACTGCGGCGGGGTGGAGAGCCGGGAGGCCGGCAGCCCTGTGAAGCCGGCCCGCGTGGAGGAGGACGGCGAGCGGCCCGACAGCCCCAAGGAGATCCTGGACCTGGACAGCCACAACGCAGCCGCCCGCCGCCGCAGCACCCAGCTCCCGCACGCCGCCAACTTCCCCTACGACCCACGCGCCGTGCACCCCGGCATGCAGCAGGGCGGCGTCCCGCCCCCCCACATGATGCCCCGCCCTCCCTACTCTGCCCACCCGTACCCCGGCGGTCACTACGCCCCCCAACGGCCCCACCCGCACCTGATGGAGGCGCTGCAGCGCCCCCAGCACCTCCCTTTCCCCCCGGGCCAGCCCCGCATGGCCTTGTACCGGCACCCCCAGGCAGGGGGCCACTTCCAGGGCATGATGGTCCAGCAGCGCGGCCTGGCGCCTGAACGCTACCTCCACCCCGGGTGAGAGCAGCACGGGTCCTGTCTGTTTGTCCTGGTTCCCATGGTCTTTAATGTTCTTAGACATTTTCATTCTGGAAAGTCATGGCCGTGTCGATGAAGGTGGATGGATTTTCCACTGCTCTCGCAAATTGAAAATGGACAAACTTCCATTAATTTTCAAactctttccaaaaaaaaacattgacattttgtttacaaCAAGGAAAATAGGAGAATAACCAACTGGATTGATGTCATTTACTATTAAGTCTAGccatgtcagtgtgtgctgaTATTCTGACAAAAAACGTAAATTTACGTACTTTAATCTTCCTAAAGATTAAAAATCACTGGATATTAGCTTTCACTACCAAGTGCATCCACAAGTGTGTCCCTGCAGACACAAAATGGTTCCATCTTTGTAGTAGCTTAATTTGAAGATTAATTTGATGCTTAATTTCAAATCGATGATTTCTGCagtaaaaaataagttatgaaAATCTTAACATTAATGCTGTAAATGTCACTTAAAGGTCACAGGAAGTATAAATCTAATTTGAACGGGAGCACTTTATGCAGAAGGTAAGACATCCTGCGCGGTTGTGGTGTTCCTCAGGTAGCGCTGGGGGTCGTTAActctccgtctctgtctgtcacctgCAGGCAGCAGGCGATGTGCGCAGGGTCTCCCAGGGACTCCGGCAGCAAGCAGGGAGTGTGATGGGAATGCCCGGAGCTGTGCAGGTGAGGACttgtgggtttgggggggcggtggtggggggtggggggagaatCGGCACCTGATCTTCTCTTGCGTTACAGGCCAGAGCACACAGCTGCTTCACACGccctctttgtcttttttgttgcgATAGGAAAAGaggaacagaacaaaaaaaaaaaaaaaaaccgcaaGAGGAGAACTAGGGAGCGCCTCTGACTCTCCTCGCCGGCCGTCTGCCGAAGCGGCTTTTGTGACCATACGTTCCGGAGGAGCTTGTAAATGGGACTGAGTGATACTGTGAAATCTTGATCTCCGCTGTCAAGTGTCTCAAACTGGAGTTTGttgtctcccccctccccaccccacactgtctgttgttgttttggagCAGCGGTTGTGGTATCTCTACCTCCTGAGAGCATTCCCTCAGGAAATGAACTTGGGGGAATATCTTCTGTGTGTTTGGACAGAACTGCTTCGGAGATAGGTGTATTGTCTGGAAGTtttttgtgttggtttttttttttttttgttttttgttttttttttatagcccTGTGGGAATGTGTGACTACTTTCTTGCCATCCCCAGTCAGCACGCCTCACTGCAGCTCCATTCGAAcaccttccctccctcctgccctccctccACACCTTTGTCTGCATTCCTGCGTTCCCTCAGCTCCTGACCGCCTGTCCTGACCAGGCCTGCGCAGGCGCAGACTCCCGCGCTGATTGGCTGGAACTGTCCTGTGCGCTCACTGCGCAAGTGCGTCTGCGCCCTTCTGCCgatgcaggaggaggagaataGGATTGTTCAAGAGAGCACGGGCGCTACAACATCATGGTCAACCTATATTAAACTCAGGTGTAGAAAAGAAGGTACTTCTAGAACTGTAGAAATGTTCCAGTCGTTTCTAGAGCCCTGTCTGCTCACAGGACTTGCAGTTGCCTTTGGTTTTCTTAttgaatgtatatgtaaatagGTTTGATGTATTAGACGagtgaaaaggacagaaaatgtATTGCCCATCCACAAGGAAACGCGTGCCtggaaagtgctttttttttccaggtgctCTGTCCATTTCCGCCGCAattaaaacatcattttcagtttagtCCCAGTACATTCTGTATGCATGCTTCAGCGCTGCCTTCACTGTGAGAATGTCTTTCTTCACATTGAGTTTCAGACAGCCCAGCTGCTCCTTGGCTGTGCACTGGAAAGTTAGTCTCCGAATACTGGAATTTGTGGCCTTGGATTTTTATGTTGGTGCTTAGTACCTTGTGTATATCAAGTACAGCTCGTACTGTAGTTGACTCCTGTCTCTGGGCATTTCCACGATGGTGTGCCCACGTATCCTGGATATCTCCTGCTAtattaaatatgcacacatagaATTCACATagatatatgaatatatatttttcttgcatCAAAATCCACTTGTGTAGTCTTTGCTTGCCGTTCATTTTCTGGAGTTGAGAGAGGCAAGAGTAAGCTAACAAGTAGGCATAACTTTCTCTTGGTTTAGGTTTGGTCGTCAAGCATCAAGTTTTACATATTCCATgaagttttcattttactgttcttAAATGGGAGTATCACATGAGGCTGTAACTCATTTGTAGCTATTTGTACAGTAGGATTATACCATATCTCTGTAACTAACGGTAGGGTTAGTTAAagtaatatgttttttatttgttccaaCAGATATTGAACCTGTTTGACAAGACCTATTTCTGCATGTAAAAGCTTCCCTTCTCCCACACAATGAACTCAATCAATCCTCAGGGTATAGTGTTTTAATAcgggtatttttttaaaatgacttatcTGAAGGAGAAGCGTCACGTGAGAAATACGATTGCAACTGTGATGAGTGAACTCACCTCAGCTCATGCCATGAATCCGCTCCGTTCCGTGATGGGTGACAAGGGCCTcctggattgtgtgtgtgcgtgtgtgcgtgtgtgcgtgtgtgtgtgtgtgtggggtgggggggtgtgtgggttttttttttttttttttttaatctgcagtCTACCGTGGAGTCGATGGGAAGTCGTCCTCTTGCTGACACAGCTGGTTGTTCTGTTTGAGTTCTGTCAAACACAAACTGTATAATGTTGCAATACTTACGGCATGTTTTAACTGTGGTAGTTTTGAATTTATACAATGCTGAACTTCagttatgttgtttttttttttggttttgatttttatatttttgtaaatgtatttttttaagaaacattttgaaaggaaacCGTGCATGTGTTGCTAGCCTGGTcatttagggtttttttttttgtggaactTTCTTGTCAACATTCCTAATCACTCTCATTAATTTGGCTCGTTATCAGGGGCGCTTGGACCTGTGTAGGCTAGTGATTTAAAGATGTTTATATGAAAGCTCTTAGGATTGTCACTGATTCTTCCCCCACTGCCTGTGTGCATTGTacagacccctccccccccccctcacaaacacacacactccctccaaACCCATCTCGGCGCCTTATAGTATGGGGTCTGGTGATGGCAGCAAGCGAATCTACCTCAGAGAGCCAGACACTATGTCCCCCTACCTGTCGCTCAGACACCCCAGCACACACATCCTCCACCTTCCTAGGGTCGCTGTACCTCTATCCTCCGTTCCTTCAAGCTGTCTAGTTAGTTAGGTTATGGCAGAGCACGCCTTAATAACACTTGCATCTTTACTATGGTAATCTTTACTTTAGCTAGCGTTGACACATTGGGGGCCAGAATGTGGAGGCACAAAACCCAGGTCCTTGGTGTAGCGCTCTAGTCCAGTTATCAGAACCTggtgtgtatagtgtgtattTATGATGCCAGAACATGTCACCAGACTTGAGTAGTCCAGCAACAGTGGAGTTATTCCAGTCACCAGGGGATCCTGGTGAGCTTTAGTTAGTCAGTGGccagcaggggggaaaaaagggcttTTGTACATACTGCTTCTGGCTGGCCATCCATAGAGTGCACGCCTTCCTCCCGCACAGTGCAGTGACCGTAGAGCAGACGCTGGAGTGGCCGTAGGGTTCCGTGGTAGGCCGCGCGTCAAGGTTGGCACGAACAAGCTTTGGGTAGTCTCTGCAGATGCTGCAGCGGGACTGTTTTCATGGGGAGGGAAGTTCAGTGCCACTGAAGAATTGTTTCCTGAATGAAGTATAGGATTTTAGGCTACTGATGCCCCACAAGGCAGTGCAGGTGtatttctgtttggttttttgttgtATGCTGACTCCTTATAAGCAATAGGTAAGCAGTCCTTTGGGGGTAAGGTCTCTCGTCCCTGCTGTCCATGTATGACGGACAGCTTAGGTTTACTGGTCTCTGAAGTTGTGTTTGTACAGCCTCTTGGTGGCACTGGTATATACAATGCCCAAGAGCCTGagtctcttttttcttcttcctcttctctgctGTCGTCCGGTTTGTCTGCACTAGCGAAACGACTAGATTGGATTTAATGTgaatcatatttatttgttcttaaaattttgtatattttgacttgtttttaatataaatgtgatgtccggttgattttgtttttttttaacagttgaCATTTACCTCAGTAGTATGATggcatcaaaaataaaaaaacctgtactttcatttttaatgtgaagttTACAAGTTCTTATCTGACTGACAGATTATTTTGGAAATGCCGAAGTATTttctatactgtacatttcttAGAATAAATAACTTTTCCAAAATTTACATGTATTGTTATATGGtggttttttcattttgcagaaaaaaagtgttaatcAAAAAGATATCTGGattgtcaacatttttttatttctttttccaacTCAACAAAAACAATCCAGTAGTGTTGCTGGAGCTTTAGgtgttatatttatttgtttaaatagtTACAGgacagtgaaagtgaaatttaCCTCACCCCGGtattacagaaatattacaaaaaaaaaattagcacaACCAAATAAATTGTCCTGGAAGTTAAAAGCAAGACGTGTGAAATGTCTGGTGTTCCTGGATAGTGTtaagaatttacatttacattaagataatagaatgaataatgaaatacaaacagGCATTGAACAATATAGCGCCCCTGCTGCGCGAGGAATGAACCCATTGTTCCACGATGCCCTGCTATCTCCGATTATAGCGCACAGTACTGGCCCGTTTTCTAGAGGCGAAACCGGGGATGTGACGTGTTGAATTGTTTATGAAGCAAGCAAGCAAAGGCAAGTGGAGGGGGGTCCTGGGAGGCTGAGTCGGTGAGCAGCTGTACTTTCCTGGAGCAGAATTCAGGGTAACCCCAAGAACACGTCGGCGATTAACGTTTACGCACTGGTGAGTCTCGCCGCGTTTGCTTTCGCGGTTGCACCTTGTTTTGATGATGTTCTCGAACTCAACCCGAACGTTAGGTGTTTTGCCGTGTCATCGCCGCAACCGCCGGCTGTTCTTGTCATAGTAGTCTGTTGGAATAACTGGGTCAGTGCTACTTTATAGCAATGCATGTGAGAGTTTGCGGGACAAATTACTGCCGTGTTAAAATCGGTTAGCTTTGTCTTAGATTTGCAAATACAGAAGCTAGATGGCTACCAGTGCAGATAAACAAAGATGTCTTACATATATCTAAATTGAGTGAACTAGCTATGTTGTCATAGTCACCTGGCGCAAGATGAATTTAAAAAGGTGCACCTCTTAATATTATGCCCAGAACAAATTCGCTGTTTTATTTCGTTGGTTACGACAGACGGTTCTAGACAAAGCGGCTTGTTTACCGTGTAGAGCTGCAATCAAAGTATATACCGTCCCTCTCCAGTAGAGGCGCTCGAACGCCGTGatgttttcattgctttgcACACTGTGTGTGAATTTACTTCTGaagtcattgtgtgtgtaaacGTTTCAGTCCTGTAAAGTCCTGTAACTTGTAAAGCCAAAATACTAGTCTACAGCAAGAACCCCCATCTTACCTAACCTGCCTTTTCTGACAAACATGTATACGCGAACTGAAAGTCAGGACTAGAATCCAGTGCATGCCACCATCTGGGTGCCCAGGTGTGCTGCTTTTGGTGATGTTGGCTGAAAGTGCAACTGCACTACGACAGGAACTGGCAGTTCCTCTTTTGCAGAAGTGCAAGTCTACAGATGaggaagtgagaaaaaaaaaacagccggTTCTCTCacctcttattattattattattattatctacaTGTTAAGATCTGTTATTCTCATCTGACGTATGGCACAAGGTTAACAGAATGTCTgtgattttagattttaataCTAGTTCCGTGGTGAAAACCGAACTAGTTgttctttaataaaaaattatatttacatgatTTCCCATTCTTACATGTGAAGTCACTCGTGAGAGTTTTTTCTTTTGCGTGTTTTGTATAATATACGTGGTAGGCTGCAGATGTATGTGCTGAAAAGGTGTCAAAGTTATCTCAATCCCGGTTTCACCCCCCATCTTTCTGCAGCATTGTCCACTGTGTGCTTCCCAGCCCGCAACATGGCAGTGCTGTCCTTCCTGCTGTCAgggctgctgctgtgctgggcaggtgtgtgtggtgccaTCCCTGACCCCCGCCAGAGGGAAGCCCTGATGCAGCAGGAGGCCTCCCTGCAGATAGGGGGCAGAATGgtgctgacagaggcagagaggaggctgAGTGCTCACCTACACAATCTCAAACAGCAGGAGATGGCCGGGCCACAGTTTCCCCCTGCCATGCACTTCTTCAAAGCACGACCCCTCATCCAACGTAGCCCCATATTCAGCTTACTACAGAAGATGCCCAAAGGTAATTCAGGATTCACACTCATCAGGGTGAAACAGCGCCAATGTGGGTATAAATAGTTCCTGCCCCCAAAGCACTGCTTCAAGATCGTTGGATCAGGCCTGGGCCAAGATCTGGGGGAGATAAACTGATCATGGGATCAGGTCTGAGTCAGGATTTGGGGGTTGCTAAGCTGATAATAGATTCCCTGTTGGAGACAGAACATACCTAGGGCTTTGCAGTTCTGGCAGATAAGATGAATATTTAATTCACtacacattttctatttttaattcaCGCAACCATGCCATGTAATCAGGGCGTAAAAAATACTTACGCTGATTGCAATGTTGTGCCAAACTGAACGATTTCAAATGTAAGCAAATTATGTATATTCACTTCATGTAAAGAGAAACAACAGGGAACCCATCAATTACGTTATGTTATAGGATCATGCAACcatgtaaaacatgtattaaACTGTAAACCACTATTGTTAATTGTCTTTGCGCAATGAGAAGTTAATACAGGGTAATATTTTACAGCTTGTCCCAACTGATACACAAATTAGTCAATTTCATTAAAttggtgaaatgaaaaaattaagatCTCACCCACACAACTTAATTAGCTAGCAGTGTGCCAAAAACGGTGGAAATAACACATTCTAAAGCCCACATATCTCTAAATCCTATTAATGATTCACTTTGCAAAAATCATTGCATGTTTATAATgtctgttttgcatgtttgtaataTCTTCATAATTCTAGTAAATATAATTAGAATaatcaaaaaaaatttaattatcTATTTTCTACCATGAGAAGTTGCTGCCTATGTTTCCATTAAATCTATCCCCATATATTAACtgaattttttgtttaatcactTTCCtagcttttctctctctgtgaagtgTTTGTTCAGAGATAGGCCTGCAGACAATTTTCAACCAGGCGTTTAACAAACACTTCATGGAGCATCAACAATTTCTAAGCATAACTTCAAAATGGTTCTGCATAGATGTAGGCATAATTTCATCAATGAGACTAATTTTTCTGCAATGTTACTGACATTCATTCTTTCCCTAAAGGGGCCATTCTGCATGCCCATGATTTTTCCCTTGTGGGGGCGGACTGGCTGGTGAAGAATGTGACGTACAGGCCTCACTGCTACGTGTGCTTTACCCAGCGCCAGTCTGTACGTTTCCGCTTCTCTGCCCAAAAGCCCCTCCCACAACCGCAGTGCTCCCcctggctgctgctggagacTCTGCGGGGCAAGACGGACAACGTCACTGACCTGGACAACAGGTGGGGGCTCAGCATGGGACAGAGGTCcctggtaaaataaatcaaGGTGTATTTCCTACTAGAATAACTGTTTAATCTGGGCCAAACATTTTATGATGGGGGAGTAAGGTCTCATGAGCTCCATGACAGGTGGAGCTACCACGTGATGTCAGTCTGTGACTCacatgaaccaatcagaagactGAATTCTCCACTATGAAACAGTGATTCATTCAGATCAATGAGTGGCTGATAATATGTGATAGCGCCACAGATTTTGGAGTTTGGGAagcctgtctctcctgtctcatAATTACTTTTGTCTTTGTTCTCATTATTGTTTCTGGACCCTCTTTGCTCTCTTTTCCCTTTGCCTGCAACCTGGCAGTCTGATACAGAACCTCACACTGTTCACGGCCGACCCCGAGGTGGCCTACCCCAATCAGGATGCTGTGTGGAGCAGGTTTGAGGAGACCTTTCTTGCAGCTTTGGGGCTGGTCACTTACGAACCTGTGTTCAAGGATTACTTTTACAAGGGCCTGCAGGAGCTTTACAAGGACAACATCATGTACCTGGAGCTGAGAGCTTTACTGCCAGAGGTGTGTGCAATTACCCATAAAGCCCTTCATTCATACGTACCTCTATTATTAAGATAAAATGGTAAGGATCTGCACTTTCACCAGGTTAAGAGCATTTATTAAACGATGCTGGTGTGGGGaatctattgttttttttttttttattcccttgtGTGTTTCAATCGTTATGTTGTGTTACAGCTGAGTATGAGTTACAGTGAATTTCATATTGTGTCATGCAGACGTATGAGTTGGATGGCAGCACACATGACCTGGGCTGGACTCTGAAGGCCTATCAGGATGTGGCCAGACAGTTTGTAACGGAACATCCAGACTTCCTGGGAGCCCGGATCATCTTCACTGTCCACAGGTGAATATGGCAGGAGaggcacaagttaacttagggcTTAgagtagggcttgaatagtgttgtgctcaccatgactggtctgggagtgttgt
The sequence above is a segment of the Megalops cyprinoides isolate fMegCyp1 chromosome 23, fMegCyp1.pri, whole genome shotgun sequence genome. Coding sequences within it:
- the LOC118770230 gene encoding adenosine deaminase 2-A-like, which produces MAVLSFLLSGLLLCWAGVCGAIPDPRQREALMQQEASLQIGGRMVLTEAERRLSAHLHNLKQQEMAGPQFPPAMHFFKARPLIQRSPIFSLLQKMPKGAILHAHDFSLVGADWLVKNVTYRPHCYVCFTQRQSVRFRFSAQKPLPQPQCSPWLLLETLRGKTDNVTDLDNSLIQNLTLFTADPEVAYPNQDAVWSRFEETFLAALGLVTYEPVFKDYFYKGLQELYKDNIMYLELRALLPETYELDGSTHDLGWTLKAYQDVARQFVTEHPDFLGARIIFTVHRGLNVSAVKKAVEGAMRLQKMFPEVMAGFDLVGREDSGRSLWYFREALSLPAELGVTLPYFFHAGETDWEGTDVDENLLDALLFNTTRIGHGFALAHHPLAKELSRKRGVAVEVCPISNQVLKLVSDLRNHPAGVLMSEGHPLVVSSDDPAIFGASGLSYDFYEAFVGIGGISAHLGTLKELAINSIRYSSLSPQLKDKALTLWQSKWDKFISENSP